From a region of the Nonlabens sp. Hel1_33_55 genome:
- a CDS encoding acyltransferase family protein, translating into MSYKMIYSLRISSSRIYGLDFLRCLAILFVVFGHGAYLMEWENYMYVNYFLFDGVAIFFVLSGFLIGRILLNLVENPQFSYLHLIDFWLRRWLRTLPNYLLILLILFGLNLLFTNGFQISNYFSYFIFSQNLINKHPDFFPEAWSLSIEEWFYLLTPILLFVGIVVFKINRRWVIFYSILLLLIGSTFIRYSLYAHGEIVDGEAWAKLLSGRVVTRLDSIMYGVIGAVCSKYYRVLWFKFKNALFFVGLLLFLFIKFSPIDYSAIGFFNSVFSFSLISIATLFLLPFLSHLKNGKGLVYKIVTFISLISYPMYLVNLSIVQYWILNIVDWDSMTYFNSYFKVLLSYFLYWLLTIGLAFFIYRYFEKPIMRFRSRLRII; encoded by the coding sequence GTGAGCTATAAGATGATTTATAGCTTAAGAATATCAAGTTCAAGAATTTATGGATTAGATTTTCTACGTTGTTTAGCTATATTATTCGTTGTTTTTGGCCATGGAGCATATTTGATGGAATGGGAAAACTATATGTATGTAAATTATTTTTTATTTGATGGTGTAGCGATTTTTTTTGTTTTAAGTGGGTTTTTAATAGGAAGGATTCTTCTCAACCTTGTTGAAAACCCACAATTTTCATATTTACATTTAATTGATTTTTGGTTGAGACGTTGGCTACGTACTTTACCAAATTATTTACTGATCTTGTTAATATTATTTGGTTTAAATCTATTGTTTACTAATGGGTTTCAAATCAGTAATTATTTCTCTTACTTCATTTTCTCACAAAATCTTATAAATAAACACCCAGATTTCTTTCCAGAGGCATGGAGTCTATCTATTGAAGAATGGTTTTACCTATTAACTCCCATTCTTCTGTTTGTTGGTATTGTAGTTTTTAAAATCAATAGGAGATGGGTGATATTTTACTCCATTCTTTTGTTGTTGATTGGCTCTACTTTTATTCGCTATTCTTTATACGCTCATGGAGAAATTGTTGACGGCGAGGCTTGGGCGAAATTGCTATCAGGACGTGTGGTAACAAGACTAGATAGTATTATGTATGGTGTAATAGGTGCAGTATGTTCAAAATATTATCGTGTACTATGGTTTAAATTTAAGAATGCTTTGTTTTTTGTTGGTTTATTATTATTTCTTTTTATAAAATTTTCGCCAATTGATTATAGCGCGATAGGTTTTTTTAATTCAGTATTCTCATTTAGCCTAATTTCTATAGCAACCTTATTTTTACTACCTTTTTTAAGCCACTTAAAGAATGGGAAAGGACTAGTTTATAAAATAGTTACATTCATCAGCTTAATTTCTTATCCAATGTATTTGGTAAATCTATCAATAGTCCAATATTGGATTTTGAACATTGTTGATTGGGATAGTATGACTTATTTCAATTCGTATTTTAAGGTATTACTAAGCTATTTTTTATATTGGTTATTAACTATTGGGTTAGCGTTTTTCATTTATAGGTATTTTGAAAAACCTATCATGCGCTTTAGAAGCAGATTGAGAATAATCTGA
- a CDS encoding N-acetylneuraminate synthase family protein, producing MNKYQPPFTIAEIGGNHKGDMEIAKEMIKVASIFCKVDAIKFQKRHNIELLTQEQYEAPHPNPVNSYGDTYGAHREFLEFDVDQHAELKSYCEEMGVIYATSVWDVTSAKEIATLEPDFIKIPSACNNHFEMLGWLCENYNGEIHASTGMTTRDEIKTIVEFFEGKNRAKDLVLYNCTSGYPVPFPDVCLLDITTLTKEYGDRVKSIGFSGHHLGIAVDVAAYTLGAHIVERHYTLDRTWKGTDHSASLEPAGMRKLARDLRAVHQALTHKETDILPIEQVQRDKLKYRK from the coding sequence ATGAATAAATACCAACCACCGTTCACCATCGCAGAAATAGGTGGGAACCATAAAGGCGATATGGAAATCGCCAAAGAAATGATAAAGGTCGCCTCCATATTTTGCAAGGTGGATGCCATCAAGTTTCAAAAGAGACATAATATTGAATTGCTAACACAAGAGCAATATGAGGCGCCGCATCCTAATCCCGTTAATTCTTATGGCGATACCTATGGGGCACACCGCGAATTTTTGGAATTTGATGTAGACCAGCATGCAGAGTTAAAATCCTACTGTGAAGAAATGGGAGTTATATATGCTACAAGCGTTTGGGATGTAACCAGTGCAAAAGAAATCGCAACCCTTGAACCAGATTTCATCAAAATTCCCAGCGCCTGCAACAATCATTTTGAAATGCTGGGCTGGTTGTGTGAAAATTATAACGGTGAGATCCATGCCTCTACGGGTATGACTACACGTGATGAAATTAAAACCATCGTTGAGTTTTTTGAAGGTAAAAACCGTGCAAAGGATCTGGTTCTATACAACTGTACCTCAGGATATCCGGTACCTTTTCCAGACGTTTGCCTGCTGGATATTACTACCCTAACAAAAGAATATGGTGACAGGGTAAAATCTATCGGGTTTTCAGGCCACCATCTGGGGATTGCAGTTGATGTGGCGGCCTATACACTAGGGGCACACATTGTAGAACGGCACTATACGCTGGACCGTACATGGAAAGGAACGGACCATAGCGCGTCACTTGAACCGGCCGGTATGAGAAAGCTGGCGCGAGATCTCCGTGCGGTTCATCAAGCGTTGACACACAAAGAGACAGATATTTTACCTATAGAACAAGTGCAGCGCGATAAATTAAAATATCGAAAATGA
- a CDS encoding class I SAM-dependent methyltransferase, producing MNLLSLFKRVKFRLYSYKKKVKTITVDRLLANDFYFKYEGYCNCCDQKVTFSSRNSWLRDYFFCDDCKSIPRERALMRVIEEEYPNWRSLKIHESSPGNRGTSLKLKKYAADYSCSQYFPNHKNGSQVNNWMNQNLEDLTFEDNSFDLIITQDVLEHVFNPAKAFQEIGRVLKRGGAHIFTVPLVNKHQKTERWATIDENGELNFLGEPEWHGNVVDPNGSPVTMHWGFDIIEFIKKYSNLNTKIFHIDDLSNGIRAELIEVLVTRKS from the coding sequence ATGAATTTACTTTCATTGTTTAAACGAGTGAAATTCAGGCTTTACAGTTATAAAAAAAAGGTAAAGACTATCACAGTGGACCGTTTGCTGGCTAATGATTTTTATTTTAAGTACGAGGGTTACTGTAATTGCTGCGATCAAAAAGTAACCTTTAGTTCTAGAAATAGCTGGCTCAGAGATTATTTTTTCTGTGATGATTGTAAGAGTATACCGCGTGAGCGAGCTCTAATGAGAGTCATTGAAGAGGAATATCCGAATTGGCGATCCTTAAAAATACATGAATCTTCACCTGGAAACAGGGGAACAAGTTTAAAGCTAAAAAAGTATGCAGCTGATTATAGTTGCTCACAATATTTCCCGAATCATAAAAACGGAAGCCAGGTAAATAATTGGATGAACCAGAATCTGGAAGATTTAACCTTCGAGGATAACTCTTTTGATTTAATAATCACACAAGATGTATTGGAGCACGTTTTCAACCCAGCAAAAGCATTTCAAGAGATCGGTAGGGTACTGAAGAGAGGCGGTGCACACATATTTACAGTTCCATTGGTCAACAAGCACCAAAAAACGGAGCGATGGGCTACTATTGATGAGAACGGTGAATTAAATTTCTTAGGGGAACCAGAGTGGCATGGAAATGTTGTAGATCCTAATGGTTCACCTGTAACAATGCATTGGGGCTTTGATATCATCGAATTTATTAAGAAATATTCTAATTTAAACACTAAGATTTTTCATATCGATGACTTGAGTAACGGAATTAGGGCAGAGCTGATTGAAGTTTTAGTAACTAGAAAATCATAG
- a CDS encoding UDP-glycosyltransferase — MHSKKVFILFPDGVGLRNFAFTGFKEIGEQLDFDITYWNNTIFPIQSELGYKELHIGSTKIHPKTPVLSHARKRVELALSRKRANDHVYNTYRFPLKWNGPKHFLKSAFVKFHERFNATPHGWQRLMDQMYAAERSTDRYQKAKTQLQEHQPDLVFCTTQRATQAIAPMLAAKDLGIKTACWIYSWDNLPKGMSTIETDYYFVWSDLMKQQMLEYYPKTVPEQIFVTGTPQFEPHYDNSILLSRKQFCEEHHLDEDTQYICFSGDDQTTSPLDQYYLEDTAIAVRKLRDEGYNLAIIYRQVPIDFTGRYDKVLEKYADVITTIAPLWKPMGEHWNQVMPTKADFARLVNTCYHSEMVVNICSSMVFDFVIHGKPTIFPNYEQPQLKKGIRDIGQNYEYIHFRSMPDREKSVVWAYNKSEIYEGIKGLLDGALNPVSITKQWYEVVNRSDSPNKASERIWKGIAEILPR; from the coding sequence ATGCATAGTAAGAAAGTTTTCATCTTGTTCCCTGACGGTGTCGGTCTACGCAATTTTGCTTTCACCGGTTTCAAGGAAATAGGCGAGCAGCTAGATTTTGACATTACCTACTGGAACAATACGATTTTTCCCATACAAAGTGAATTAGGTTACAAAGAGCTTCATATAGGCAGCACGAAAATTCATCCCAAAACTCCAGTATTGAGTCATGCTCGCAAGAGGGTGGAATTAGCGCTTTCGCGAAAGCGAGCAAATGATCATGTTTATAACACCTATCGATTCCCATTGAAATGGAATGGACCTAAGCATTTCTTGAAAAGTGCCTTCGTGAAATTTCACGAAAGATTCAACGCCACACCGCATGGCTGGCAGCGCCTTATGGATCAAATGTATGCAGCAGAACGATCTACAGATAGATACCAGAAAGCCAAGACTCAACTGCAGGAACACCAGCCAGATTTGGTTTTTTGCACAACGCAGCGTGCCACACAAGCTATAGCACCCATGCTGGCCGCCAAGGATCTGGGAATCAAGACGGCCTGCTGGATCTACAGTTGGGATAATTTGCCCAAGGGTATGAGCACGATAGAGACAGATTATTATTTTGTATGGTCAGATCTAATGAAACAGCAAATGTTGGAATATTACCCAAAGACTGTTCCCGAACAGATTTTTGTGACGGGCACGCCGCAATTTGAACCTCATTATGATAATAGTATTCTGCTTTCGCGAAAGCAGTTTTGTGAAGAGCATCATCTGGATGAGGATACACAATACATCTGTTTTTCTGGTGATGATCAGACGACATCGCCGCTAGACCAGTATTATCTGGAGGACACCGCAATTGCCGTTAGAAAACTACGGGATGAAGGTTATAATTTGGCCATTATTTACCGTCAGGTGCCGATTGATTTCACAGGACGTTATGACAAGGTCCTTGAGAAGTATGCAGACGTAATTACTACTATCGCGCCCTTATGGAAACCTATGGGAGAGCATTGGAATCAGGTGATGCCTACAAAGGCTGATTTTGCTAGATTGGTTAACACGTGTTACCATAGCGAGATGGTGGTAAACATCTGTTCGAGTATGGTATTTGACTTTGTAATTCACGGGAAGCCGACCATCTTTCCCAACTATGAACAGCCGCAACTTAAAAAAGGGATACGTGACATAGGTCAAAATTATGAGTATATTCATTTTAGGTCTATGCCGGACCGAGAAAAAAGCGTGGTCTGGGCCTATAATAAATCTGAAATATATGAGGGAATCAAAGGCCTACTGGATGGAGCATTGAATCCAGTGTCCATAACAAAACAGTGGTATGAAGTCGTCAATAGATCTGATTCTCCTAATAAAGCCAGTGAACGTATATGGAAGGGTATTGCGGAAATATTGCCTAGATGA
- a CDS encoding acyltransferase family protein yields the protein MKKRFEFIDSLRGIGILMVMVYHTYQDVSKIYVPELSLFFSQGARGVQLFFIVSAFTLYYSQQQRERKGSNTIGSFFFRRYFRIAPMYYLGIFIFSMMIIFNIHHEPLRHNQITIFNIVSNFVFLNSLNPEWINAIVLGGWSISVEFLFYFMFPLNYKYVSCLKGSINFLMITLIMSAVSSFVMKRLFHFEQVLLLDEFLFYNIFNQLPVFAIGIVGFQIIREKKFFSNDFSYLLLLMTIIVLFVFWDDFTMHHLLNSVVFATLMVALSMGKFDFLNIGFLSYFGKISYSCYLVHFAVLFVIVKFNFIQIFEPTTLVWNLCNYFVMLLIILGTTALISQITYNLIERPFIKLGRSVPSLLIK from the coding sequence ATGAAAAAAAGATTTGAATTCATTGATTCATTGAGAGGTATAGGCATTTTAATGGTCATGGTTTACCATACATATCAAGACGTTTCAAAAATATATGTCCCAGAATTGTCCCTTTTTTTTTCCCAAGGTGCGAGAGGCGTTCAATTGTTTTTTATAGTAAGTGCCTTTACACTGTACTATTCGCAACAGCAAAGAGAAAGAAAAGGATCCAACACAATTGGCAGCTTTTTTTTTAGAAGGTATTTCAGGATCGCTCCAATGTATTACTTAGGAATTTTCATTTTTTCAATGATGATAATTTTCAACATTCATCATGAACCTTTGAGACATAATCAGATCACAATTTTCAATATAGTTTCAAATTTTGTGTTTTTGAACAGTTTGAATCCCGAGTGGATTAATGCGATTGTTCTGGGTGGATGGTCAATCAGTGTGGAGTTTCTATTTTATTTTATGTTTCCACTCAATTATAAATACGTAAGTTGTCTTAAGGGTAGCATTAATTTTTTGATGATCACTTTAATCATGAGTGCAGTAAGTAGTTTTGTAATGAAGCGTTTATTTCATTTTGAGCAAGTTTTATTACTGGATGAATTTTTGTTTTATAACATTTTCAATCAGTTACCTGTTTTTGCAATTGGAATAGTAGGATTTCAGATAATAAGAGAAAAAAAATTTTTCTCTAACGATTTTAGTTATCTACTCCTCTTGATGACCATCATTGTTTTATTCGTTTTTTGGGATGATTTTACGATGCATCATTTATTAAACTCCGTGGTATTTGCAACATTGATGGTGGCATTATCGATGGGTAAATTTGACTTCTTGAATATTGGATTTTTATCCTACTTTGGAAAGATCAGTTACAGCTGTTATCTGGTTCACTTTGCTGTGTTATTTGTTATAGTCAAATTCAATTTTATTCAAATTTTTGAGCCCACAACCTTAGTCTGGAATCTTTGTAATTACTTTGTCATGCTACTGATAATTTTAGGAACGACAGCGTTAATAAGCCAAATCACATATAATCTCATCGAACGACCCTTCATAAAATTAGGAAGATCAGTCCCATCACTTCTTATTAAATAA
- a CDS encoding glycosyltransferase family 4 protein — protein sequence MHIAFLTPEYPHERIGSSGGLGTSIKNLALELVRSNVTVSIIVYGKTKTAEFNDAGIQFYILKQKKYRIGGFYLYRMRINRFLNYLIKDKGIDLLEAPDWTGITAFMKFKIPVVIRLHGSDTYFCHIEKRPQKWKNRFLEKCAVNTAAAFIAPTAFACELSAKLFKIKASRIEVIRHGIQINKFKNERPEDYLSYSILNIGTLIRKKGMFQLIQIFNKIVDDFPDATLTLVGGDAPDVATGNNSTWEMMRKQMSPAAVKNVAYKSVLPYENVLAEIKNAHVCVFPSLAETLGMVTIESMALQKAVVNTNIGWAQDIITNGEDGCMHHPDDITSYVKSITSIFNNKNLSLELGHKARMKVEDRFDIRKIVDDNIKFYLKVLAS from the coding sequence ATGCACATAGCCTTTCTCACACCTGAATATCCTCACGAGCGTATAGGCTCCAGTGGCGGTCTGGGTACGAGTATCAAAAATCTTGCGTTAGAGCTTGTAAGGTCTAATGTAACTGTCAGCATTATCGTCTATGGCAAAACTAAAACAGCAGAATTCAATGATGCCGGCATCCAATTTTATATACTGAAACAGAAGAAGTATCGTATAGGCGGCTTTTATTTGTACCGTATGCGTATCAATCGATTTTTAAATTATCTTATTAAAGATAAAGGGATCGACCTACTTGAGGCACCGGACTGGACTGGAATTACTGCCTTTATGAAATTTAAGATTCCTGTCGTAATAAGGCTTCATGGAAGCGACACCTACTTTTGTCATATTGAAAAACGACCACAGAAATGGAAAAACCGTTTTTTGGAAAAGTGTGCCGTTAATACTGCAGCTGCCTTTATCGCACCCACAGCTTTCGCATGCGAGCTGAGTGCAAAGCTGTTTAAAATAAAAGCTAGCCGTATTGAGGTAATACGCCACGGTATTCAGATCAACAAATTTAAAAATGAACGCCCAGAAGATTACTTATCCTATTCAATCCTCAACATTGGGACACTTATCAGGAAAAAGGGTATGTTTCAACTTATCCAGATCTTCAACAAAATTGTAGATGATTTTCCCGATGCGACACTTACTTTGGTTGGGGGCGATGCTCCGGATGTCGCAACAGGGAATAACTCGACATGGGAAATGATGAGAAAGCAAATGAGCCCTGCCGCAGTTAAGAATGTCGCCTATAAAAGTGTTCTACCCTATGAAAATGTCCTAGCGGAAATTAAAAATGCTCATGTATGTGTTTTTCCTTCACTTGCAGAGACTTTAGGCATGGTAACTATAGAATCCATGGCCCTACAAAAGGCTGTTGTGAATACTAATATAGGTTGGGCTCAGGATATCATTACAAATGGAGAGGATGGATGTATGCACCATCCAGATGACATTACATCCTATGTCAAATCCATTACTTCGATTTTTAATAATAAGAATTTGAGCCTTGAATTAGGCCATAAGGCTCGAATGAAAGTCGAAGATAGATTTGATATAAGAAAAATAGTTGACGACAATATAAAATTTTATCTAAAAGTGTTGGCATCATGA
- a CDS encoding glycosyltransferase family 2 protein, which produces MIVLRHEKGKVSEGNHAGENVIEVLYKTAKKNPAEPIIIIKNKLDASEFIDAIGQNPSERSLISNYNPLNDGLGYVEDSPFINVSNSVKYPTWIKGSNAIYIHSSLVNKISHQLPAGNDLLYWVNSVARLLQSKGVLCYQIPMMHQDERLLTTKLYQFVKQHYKRRWTFFLLACHLIYEKRFPVYAFAKAQFYKRRNLEFDQREQNDLSSFILREKPKEILNYDVIIPTMGRPKYLYDVLNDLSDQTILPVSVIIIEQNENPSSTSQLSYLKDESWPFAIIHNFIHQTGACNARNMAIDLSAAPWVLFFDDDVNVSKDLSNNISNFIKSTHSRAVTFPCLQEGEEEKQKGYFQWAFFGSGCSIVHRDIVNCCKFDPALEHGYGEDVDYGMQIRNSGFDIIYAPEVQIRHLKAPSGGFRSEFKFPWQDDTIQPKPSPHIMYFRKKSYTQQQLLGYKLVLALKLFSNSRNKNPWKFIRKFKKQWESSAKYASRLIQTE; this is translated from the coding sequence ATGATCGTTTTAAGGCATGAAAAAGGTAAAGTTTCTGAGGGTAACCATGCTGGTGAGAATGTGATCGAGGTCTTATATAAGACTGCCAAAAAGAACCCAGCTGAGCCGATCATCATTATAAAAAACAAACTTGACGCTAGCGAATTTATCGACGCAATCGGACAGAACCCGTCTGAGCGATCACTCATCTCTAATTATAATCCGCTCAATGACGGCCTGGGTTACGTAGAGGACAGTCCATTTATAAATGTTTCCAATAGCGTTAAATACCCTACTTGGATTAAAGGTTCTAACGCCATATACATCCATTCAAGTTTGGTAAATAAAATCTCGCATCAGCTTCCTGCTGGTAATGACTTGCTCTATTGGGTAAATTCAGTTGCCAGACTGCTACAATCTAAGGGAGTCTTGTGTTATCAAATCCCTATGATGCATCAGGATGAAAGGCTTTTGACCACAAAACTATATCAATTTGTAAAACAGCACTACAAGCGCAGGTGGACATTTTTTCTACTTGCCTGTCATTTGATTTATGAAAAAAGATTTCCAGTTTACGCTTTCGCGAAAGCGCAATTCTATAAAAGAAGAAATTTAGAGTTTGATCAACGTGAACAGAATGATCTGTCCTCTTTTATATTGAGAGAGAAACCCAAAGAAATACTGAATTACGACGTGATCATTCCCACGATGGGCAGACCTAAATATCTTTATGATGTATTGAACGATTTAAGCGATCAGACCATCCTACCCGTGAGCGTTATTATCATTGAGCAAAATGAAAATCCATCATCCACTTCACAATTATCTTATTTGAAGGATGAATCATGGCCGTTTGCTATTATTCATAATTTTATTCATCAAACCGGTGCCTGTAATGCACGCAATATGGCCATAGATTTATCAGCAGCGCCGTGGGTTCTATTTTTTGATGATGACGTGAACGTAAGCAAGGATTTATCGAATAACATCTCTAATTTTATCAAATCAACTCATTCTCGGGCAGTAACTTTTCCTTGTTTGCAGGAAGGAGAGGAAGAAAAACAAAAGGGTTATTTTCAATGGGCGTTCTTTGGTTCTGGTTGCTCTATCGTACATAGAGATATCGTCAATTGTTGCAAGTTTGATCCAGCCCTGGAACACGGTTATGGTGAAGATGTAGATTACGGTATGCAGATAAGGAATTCAGGTTTTGATATCATCTACGCGCCAGAAGTTCAAATAAGGCATTTGAAAGCGCCTTCTGGGGGTTTTAGAAGTGAATTTAAATTTCCTTGGCAAGATGATACGATTCAACCTAAGCCATCGCCGCATATTATGTATTTTAGAAAAAAAAGCTATACGCAGCAACAGCTCTTGGGATATAAGTTGGTACTTGCATTGAAATTGTTTTCAAACTCAAGAAATAAGAACCCATGGAAATTTATTAGGAAGTTCAAAAAACAATGGGAGTCCAGTGCAAAATACGCCTCGCGCTTAATTCAAACTGAATGA
- a CDS encoding glycosyltransferase family 2 protein, translating to MKRISFLITHFNRPEALMKCIESILLIKSEDDEIIVSDDASEAYVIDKIKEFKYDNLIGSNINKGLAANINKGVAACKGKYIIYCQEDFMLDAKLKKRIYQLCDMIDNKSIDMIRFSSYFKFNKLIHLNDEISVIPRFHWKNFLQNFYRYSDHPFIARNDFWQRFGFYQENTSGRYGETEYGVRLANSKATIAITHDQLAHSIEGTASTLATELPTSKAAKITSKKFYQYARSLRLYFEWLMYTDNRRGLITYKNARLTKND from the coding sequence ATGAAAAGAATCAGCTTCTTGATAACACACTTTAACAGACCTGAGGCCTTGATGAAATGTATAGAAAGCATTTTATTAATTAAGTCTGAAGATGATGAGATTATAGTAAGTGATGATGCTAGTGAGGCCTATGTAATTGACAAGATCAAGGAATTTAAATACGATAATCTAATCGGCTCTAATATAAATAAGGGTCTAGCGGCGAACATCAATAAAGGTGTAGCTGCATGCAAGGGAAAATACATCATCTATTGTCAGGAAGATTTTATGCTTGATGCAAAGCTCAAAAAAAGGATATACCAACTATGCGATATGATTGATAATAAATCTATTGATATGATTAGGTTCAGTTCCTATTTCAAATTCAATAAGTTGATTCATTTGAATGATGAAATATCTGTGATACCTAGGTTTCATTGGAAAAACTTTCTGCAGAATTTTTATCGTTACAGTGATCATCCTTTCATTGCCAGAAATGATTTTTGGCAACGATTTGGATTCTATCAGGAAAATACCTCAGGAAGGTATGGTGAAACGGAATATGGAGTACGACTTGCCAATTCAAAAGCAACTATTGCGATAACACATGATCAGCTTGCACATTCCATTGAGGGGACAGCCTCTACCTTAGCCACAGAATTACCGACATCAAAAGCAGCTAAAATCACTAGTAAAAAGTTCTACCAGTATGCCAGATCATTACGTCTATATTTTGAATGGTTGATGTATACAGATAATAGGCGTGGCTTGATCACCTATAAAAATGCCAGATTAACAAAAAATGATTAG
- a CDS encoding exostosin family protein yields MIRLFTFKDLLIPENRGSVHPLIFDLCYFENAHQKTHEQYSLVDDPNEADAFIFPMDLLSQRTSNLYAGEFNKMLSLTKKHNKKLWVYTGGDYGTTIRDPSVLTWRLSGNRFSNSDQTIIVPSFINDPIQHQKAHLSYLAYEEKPHIAFTGHATKDFFISTRFIAATFAANLKRSFKVDKSDIQPIFIASAERYRILKKLESSKNFKTNFIYRKKYRGGDISKEERLRGTQEFFANLTGSAYTFCMRGAGNFSVRFYESLACGRIPILIDTDVALPLENIIDWKKSICRIDPKKNIEEQILKFHKKLNPSSFLALQKSNRKLYKDYLVRHAFFEAVYNQLKQ; encoded by the coding sequence ATGATTAGGCTCTTCACCTTCAAAGATCTATTGATACCAGAAAATAGAGGTTCTGTACATCCACTGATTTTTGATCTATGCTATTTTGAAAATGCCCATCAGAAAACCCATGAGCAATATTCACTAGTAGACGACCCCAATGAGGCTGATGCGTTCATATTTCCTATGGATTTATTATCTCAAAGGACTTCGAACTTGTACGCTGGGGAGTTCAACAAGATGCTCAGCTTAACTAAGAAACACAATAAGAAGCTATGGGTTTATACTGGAGGTGATTACGGTACAACAATACGGGACCCAAGTGTGTTGACTTGGCGATTATCTGGAAACCGATTCAGTAATTCCGATCAAACTATTATAGTCCCAAGCTTTATTAACGATCCCATCCAGCATCAAAAAGCTCATTTATCTTATTTAGCTTATGAAGAAAAACCTCATATTGCATTTACTGGGCACGCTACTAAGGATTTTTTTATTTCCACGCGTTTCATTGCTGCAACTTTCGCAGCTAATTTGAAACGGAGTTTTAAGGTAGATAAAAGCGATATTCAGCCTATATTTATCGCCTCTGCCGAAAGGTATCGAATTTTGAAAAAGCTGGAATCTTCCAAAAATTTTAAGACCAACTTTATCTACAGGAAAAAATATAGAGGTGGCGATATATCAAAAGAAGAGAGGTTACGAGGAACTCAGGAATTTTTTGCAAACCTCACTGGATCAGCCTACACGTTTTGTATGCGAGGTGCCGGTAATTTTTCAGTAAGGTTTTATGAATCCTTAGCTTGTGGGCGCATTCCCATTCTAATTGATACAGATGTGGCTTTGCCACTTGAGAACATCATTGATTGGAAAAAATCCATCTGTAGAATTGATCCAAAAAAAAACATTGAAGAGCAAATATTAAAATTTCACAAGAAATTGAATCCCTCATCGTTTCTCGCTCTACAGAAAAGCAATAGGAAGTTATATAAGGACTATTTAGTAAGACATGCGTTTTTTGAGGCTGTTTATAATCAATTAAAACAGTAA
- a CDS encoding glycosyltransferase family 2 protein — protein sequence MKISLIICTYQRPIAISRLLESVRQQTVYPDQILVIDGSIDDETLVRFRESEIPNLHYYKVPEKDRGLTRQRNYGIERVDQEMDIVAFLDDDTILLENYFEEIIETYQKYPEAMGVGGYIINEVNWVKATEPQRDDLNHFYFDNYRRKESSRYKLRRRLNLIQKEPPGYYPDFGHGRSIGFLPPSGKIYQTETLMGGVSSFPYNVLQTHKFSEYFEGYGLYEDADFSLRLAKIGKLYVNAAAQLEHHHDASGRPNLYKYGKMVVRNGWYVWRVKNPKPLVKDQTKWYQITILLAAIRFLNIFTTKEKWQAFEETSGRVVGLFSLLWNKPRP from the coding sequence ATGAAAATATCCCTCATCATTTGTACGTATCAGCGGCCCATTGCGATTTCTAGACTTTTGGAATCAGTACGGCAGCAGACCGTGTATCCAGATCAGATTTTAGTGATTGATGGAAGCATCGATGATGAAACATTAGTTCGCTTTCGCGAAAGCGAAATTCCCAACTTACATTATTACAAAGTGCCGGAAAAAGACCGTGGTCTTACCAGACAACGCAACTATGGTATTGAGCGAGTGGATCAAGAGATGGATATTGTCGCTTTTCTCGATGATGATACGATTCTGTTAGAAAATTACTTTGAGGAAATAATTGAAACCTATCAGAAATATCCGGAAGCTATGGGCGTAGGTGGATACATCATCAATGAAGTGAATTGGGTAAAAGCAACAGAACCGCAAAGAGATGATTTGAATCATTTTTATTTTGATAACTACCGTCGCAAGGAAAGTTCCCGTTACAAATTAAGACGTAGATTAAATTTAATACAAAAGGAGCCTCCAGGCTACTATCCGGATTTTGGCCATGGAAGATCCATAGGTTTTTTGCCTCCATCGGGAAAAATTTATCAAACGGAAACCTTAATGGGTGGGGTTTCCAGTTTTCCTTATAATGTGCTCCAGACCCATAAGTTCTCGGAATATTTTGAAGGGTATGGGTTATACGAGGATGCGGACTTTAGCTTGCGTCTCGCCAAAATAGGTAAGTTATATGTAAATGCAGCTGCTCAATTGGAGCACCATCACGATGCTTCAGGTAGGCCTAACCTCTATAAATACGGAAAGATGGTGGTAAGAAATGGCTGGTATGTCTGGCGGGTCAAAAATCCCAAACCTTTAGTAAAGGATCAGACCAAGTGGTACCAGATCACGATACTACTCGCTGCCATTAGATTTCTCAATATATTTACTACAAAGGAGAAATGGCAGGCATTTGAAGAAACATCAGGTAGGGTAGTCGGGCTTTTCTCTTTATTATGGAACAAACCAAGACCATGA